CTTCGAAAATGGAGATTCAATATAAAACAGCAACAGGTCAAAAAGCAAAAGTTGCTAAAGATACGGAAGAAATTGTAGGCAACGTCCTAAAAGATTTCAATAAAAATTTAATCCAAATTTATTTAACAAGTATTATAGATAACTTACATAATGCACAAGAGAATGTTGGAGATATTATGTCTCGTGAACAAAGTGTAAATAAGAAATTCTCAAATTACTTATTAAATCCTTTGAATGACTTTCCATCATTATTTACAGATACATCTGTAAATTCAACAATCGCGAACAATGATATTACAACGTGGGTTCAACAATATAATCGCTCATTATTAAGCGCGAACTCAGATATTTTTAACGTAAATGTTAATGAGAATGCGACAAGTATTGTTCAATCACAAAATGAAGCATTCAATAAGAATATTTCATTATTAGAGCAGACGTTAAGTGATTATAAGTCTAAGCAAGATAGTGTGAATTTAAATACATATATCGATCACTTGAAAGAAATGGATAGTCAGTTAGATGAATATACGAAATCTGAAGACCGTTCTAAGAAAGAATATCAGAAGACTTTTGAAGAAAACTTAGACGAATTGAAAAAACAAGTTAAGAAACAAGAATCACCATTTACGAAAAAAATGATTGAAGATTATAGAAAGAATTTAACGAAGTCTATTACGTCGCAACTAGACGATAATAAAGAATTAAATGATGCAGTGCAACAAGTGAAAGATGATCATCAACAAGTTCAAGACACAATGATCAATTATTTACGTGAAGTGATAGAACGTGATGAATCTAAACAAGATGCATTTTACATTCGCAATATGTCAGCACAAGATTTAGAGAATGCCGGATTATCTGAACAAGCAGTTAAAGATTATCAAGCAACGTTAGGTAATGTTCAACAGTTTATTGAAGAATACAATCAAGGTCATCCTCAAAATAAAATTAAACAAGATGATTACAACGGAGAAATTAACGCAACAGACACATCACGCCTAGTTAACGAAGGTGTTGATTTTGAAAGAAAAGAAACAATCAAGAGTAAAGATATTAACCAATTATCCATTGCGACAGACCCGAACTTTGACTTTGAAGGAACGGTTTATGTGAATGGTAAGAAATATGATATTAAAGACCAAAACATTCAACTTGATACAACAGTGAAATCATATGACGTGGAAGTTAAAGGTGTAGCTAAACTTAAATCTGAAACTGAAAATCAAAATCAATTTTTAGATGATAAGACAATGCGTCTACAATTATTGTTCGGTCAAGCGGATCGTAATGATAACCCGGGAAATAATCCATCCGATACGATCACAGACGATAATGAAGCAAATGACAACACACTTGGGGTGGATACACCTGGTGAAGACGCAGAAGATGACAACGCAACAAATGACAACGAACCAAATGAAAATGCACAAGATGATTCAAATAAAAATACAAGTGTTGTCGACTTATCAATTAATCATCACTTAGGTGGCGAATTGATCAGTGGTGATTTGGATCAACAATTACGTTCGTTAGATCGATTCCAAGCACAATATACACTTTATAAAGATAAGCATTTAAGCCCAGGAACACCAACGATAGACAACAAAGCGATTGCGAATATGATGGTAGACGAAGTTGTTAAAGATATGGACGGGTTTAAAGCAAATAAAACAGATTTACTGAAACAAATTGATGAAATGAATGATACTTCCGATGAATTAGTTACAAACATTCTGGATAGTAAAGAAAGCGTTGGAAAAAATAAAAAAGACATCGAATCATTAATTGACGAGTTAAGTGAAACGGAAAAAACATTAAGTGAAGAACCAGAAGAACCTGAAATTGACAGAGATTCTGATGAAACTTACACAACTTTATCTTCTAATTTAGATAAAGAAGTGAGCAAATTATCTGAGAAGAGTCAGAAGTTACTATCCGATAGTCAAACTTCTAAATCAACAGCGGATAAAGTAAGTAGTCAGCTGAATCAATTAGATTCTAACGTTGATAAACTACATGCAAGTGGCCGCTCATTAGGTACAAGAGCGAATGATTTGAATAAAGAAATGTCGAAGAATGAAGATACAAACGCATTATTCGCGAAAGATTTTGCGCGTGTATTAGAAAATTCTAAAGACGGAGATCGTCAAAACGAAGCTTTAAAAGCATTTATGAGTCAGCCAATTCAGAAGAAAAGTATAGATAATGTCTTAGCAGATGAAGATGAGAAAGATACAATATCATCAACTATATTAGTGTTATTGATGTACTTATTATCAATGATGACGGCATATCTATTCTATAGTTATGAACGTGCGAAAGGTTTACCAACTTATATTAAAGATGACTTTAGTGAACGTAATGGCTTATGGAATAACATGATTACTTCCGCAATCATTGGAGGCACTTCAATAATCGAAGGTATGGTCATTGGATTTATCGCATTAAATCGTTATCAAGTGATGCCAGGTTACCAATTGAAGTTTATGCTCATGATTATCATTACGATGGCTGTGTTCGTATTCATTAATACGTATTTATTACGCCAATTAAAATCAATAGGTATGTTTATCATGATTATATTACTCGCACTATACTTTATTGCTATTGATGGATTAGGTATGACAAGCAGTACACTTGCGCAACTATCACCATTAACGTATGTGGATACTATGATTTATAACTACTTAAATGCAGAACATCCTGTAGGCATATCACTCTTTGTTATTACTGTTATAGCTATCATCGGATTTGTGTTAAATATCTTTGTTAAACACTTTAAGAAAGAGAGGCTTATCTAATGTTAGTAGAAAGTTTGCTTGCAATGACGTTATTAACGGCAGATAAGCAACATGGCAGTCTTGATATTGATATACAACAAGAAGATAAGGACAATGTGAATAAAGATTTAAACCAATATGATACGACATTGTTCGATAAAGATAGTAAATCGATCAATGATGCAATAAAGAAAAAAGAACAAAAGAAAAATCAAGACATTAAAAATAATATGTTTCATAACCAAACGGGTCCATCTACCCGTTTGGATGAAACTAAAAATGTATTATTTGGGCCATCGTCGCAAAAAGACCGCGGTTCAAATAGTGATAAGAAACCATATATACAAAATGAACAAGAACGTAATATCTTGCCATATATATTAATCAGTGTTGGCGCAGCATTAACACTTGGTTTTATTCTATTTTCGATTCAAAGAAGGAGGGCAAGTCGAAGATGAAGCATCTTGTAAAAGTGACATTTGATTTTTCAAATTATCGATATGGGACTTATGATTTGGCAGTGCCTAATAACGTACCACTTAAAACGTTAATTCCATTAGTCGTAGATAGTTTGGATATAGATATTCATCATTTGAAGCATCAAATAAAAGTAACCACGAAACATCAATTACTCGTGGATAATGATAGGCTCATTGACTTTCAAATTGCTGATGGCGATATTTTGAAAGTGTTATAGGAGGACTGTACAAATGGCAAAGAACAAGCCAGAACCATTACAAGAACTTGAAACATTAGACAATGAACAACAAACAACACCGAAACAACGTGTGGATATGAGAGAAATATCTAAAGCAGATATTAAATCAGAACATCAGCACTTAATGTATTTGCTTGAACAGAAAGGGCAATACTTTTTAAATGCTGAACTAACTGAACTTAGAGATAGTTACCAAATATATTATGACATTCCAGAACATGTGATTCCGTATCAGAAGATATTAGACTTTACGAAAAATGAAAAGCTAAGATACTTACTCAATATTGCTAAGCTACAGCAGTTGAGTGAAACACGCTATACATTCACTTTAGCGGCGGATGAATTGTATTTCACGAAAGACGGTTTGCCATTAGTAAAGACACGTGGATTAAAGAATGTTGTCGCACCGTTACCGATGTCAGATGATGCATTCTTAACACGATACAAAGCACTTGTGATACATGCGTTTAATCAGAAAACTTCATTTGAAGCTTTAGTCGAAGGCAACCTAGCATTGCATAAAGGGACACCATTTGAGAATAAGATTATTGAAGCGACGTCACTAGAAGCGCTCGTAGAATTTTTAACAGAACAATACGATAAACAACAACAAGACTATACGATGAACTTCTCGTATGTTAGAAAGAAAAAATACAATATCTTCAAGTGGTTAGCAATTGTGATGAGCGTAATAGGGCTTGTGTTAATTGCTTTTTTGGCATATTTACATTTCTCAGTCATGAAGACGGACGCACAAGTTGAAGAGGGTTATCGTGCATATGTTAAAGCGGATTATACAGGTGTACTCAACGCGTATAAAGATATTGACGGTAAGCAACTAGATAAAGAAGCGTTATATATATACGCACGTAGTTACATAGAAACGAATAAACAAGGTTTAGAAAATGATAAAAAAGACAACTTACTTAACAATATAACGCCAGATTCAAATAAAGATTATTTATTATATTGGATGGAGTTAGGACAAGGTAATTTAGATGAAGCGTTAAATATCGCAACTTATATCGATGATAATGATATTACGAAACTCGCTTTAATCAATAAGTTAAATGATATTAAAAATAATTCAAAATTATCTACTGAGAAACGATCAGAACAAACTAAGAAATATAATGATCAATTACAAGGCATCTTAGATAAAGAAAAAGAAGTCAAAGAAGAAGAAGAAAAAACAAAAGAAGAAGAAAACCAACAAAAAGACGAAAAACTAAAACAACAAGAAGAGAATGAAAAGAAACAAAAAGAACAAGCTCAACAAGATAAAGAAAAAAGACAAAAGGCTGAACGTAATAAATAGTATAGGACTGAGGAATTGACGATGCATAAACTGATCATAAAGTATCAAGAACAACTAACAATACTCAACTTGCAGGCAAATAAGACGTACACCATAAGTAAAGACAAGCAGGCAGACATCACTTTTAAACAATTGAATGAAGCCATTCATATCGAACAAAATGAAAACGGCGTATGGCAAGCAAACCATACGTCTATTTTTAAAACATTAACGAGAAAGATGGACTCAGGTGACATGACGCTCACTTTATATACAGATGAACATCGTGCGGGGTATGCTTTTCCGTCTGGCCAAGACGTTATCACAATTGGTCACGATGATTATGACGACATTACGTTAACGCAGTTGTCCCATGTCATTATGTTGAAAGGGATTCATCGTATTAAAGAAACGGGAAGTCTCCAGCTCGTACACGATCAAGAAATGTCAGTATATATTAATTACGAATTACGTAAAGAAAAAAATCATGTTGTACATATCGGAGATCAAGTGGCCATTGATGATATATTGTTTGAACTACATGAAGAGGGCATCGTGTTGTTGTCACATGAAGATGCAGCATCTCAACTTGTAAGACTGTCCTATGACCACCCGGAAGCTGAAGCGGAAGACTATAACGACTATCACCGTTCACCGAGAATCATTCATCGTGAACCAACTGAAAAGATTAAAATTGAAAAGCCGCCTCAACCCGTACAGAAGAATAATACGATGATTTGGCGTGCGATTATTCCACCATTAGTCATGATTATCTTAACGGTCATAATCTTCTTAGTACGACCGATTGGTATATATATTGTCATGATGATTGGTATGAGTACAGTGATGATTATCTTTGGTATTACGACGTATTTCACTGAGAAAAAACGATACAAAGCAGATGTTGAGAAGCGGGAAAAGGATTATAAAAAGTATTTACAAGACAAATCATCAGAAATCAATCAAGCGATTAAAGATCAACGATATAGTCTGAATTTCCATTATCCAACAATGCCTGAAATTAAAGATATCGTAGAACAACGCGCACCGCGTATATATGAGAAGACTTCCCATCACCATGACTTCTTACACTATAAATTAGGTATTACAAATATAAAACGATCATTCGATATAGACTACACGGAAGATGAATTCATTCCACGACGAGACGGTTTATTTGATGATGCGAAAGAATTATATGAATTCTATGAAGATGTTGAACAAGCACCTTTAGTGAATGACTTAACACATGGACCAATTGCATATGTAGGTACGAGACATTTAATCATTGAAGAGTTAGAGAAGATGATTATTCAATTGGCGACATTCCATAGTTATCACGATTTACAATTCTTATTTGTCACACGTGAAACAGAAAGAGAAACATTTGATTGGGCTCGTTGGTTGCCGCATGTCACTTTCCAACATCAGAACATTCGTGGTTTTGTTTATAATCAACGTACACGAGATCAAATATTAACATCTATATATAGTTTAATTAAAGAACGTATACAAACGGTACGAGAACGTGGGAAGAGCAATGAGAAAGTTGTATTTACACCACACCTTGTATTTGTCATTACAGATATGTCCTTAATCATTGATCACGTTATCTTAGAATACGTGAATCAAGATTTATCAGAGTATGGCATTTCATTAATCTTTGTTGAAGATGTTATTGAAAGTTTGCCTGAGCATGTGAAGACGATTATAGATATTAAATCACGTACAGAAGGTGTACTCGTGATGAAAGAAGAAGAACTCGTTGAACAAAAATTCACACCAGAGAATACAGATGATGTCGATCAATCCTATATTGCTCGACGTTTAGCGAATTTAAATCATATTGAACATTTGAAAAATGCAATTCCAGATACGGTGACATTTTTACAAATGTATGGTGTTTCCGAAGTGGATGCATTGAATGTTGTACAAAGATGGCAACATAACGAAACGTTTAAAACAATGGCGGTACCATTAGGGGTTCGTGGTAAAGATGACATTCTATCATTGAACTTACATGAAAAAGCACACGGCCCTCACGGTTTAGTTGCAGGTACAACAGGTTCAGGTAAATCAGAAATTATACAATCATATATCTTATCATTAGCAGTCAACTTCCATCCGCATGAAGTGGCATTCTTACTGATTGACTATAAAGGTGGAGGAATGGCTAATTTATTCAAAGATTTACAACACCTTGTTGGAACAATTACAAACCTTGATGGTGATGAAGCGATGCGTGCATTAACGTCAATTAAAGCTGAGTTGCGTAAACGACAACGCTTATTCGGTGATTTTGATGTCAATCACATCAATCAATATCAAAAACTATTTAAAGAAGGCGTTGCAGAAGAACCAATGCCACATTTATTTATCATTTCAGATGAGTTTGCTGAGTTGAAATCAGAGCAGCCAGACTTTATGAAAGAATTGGTTTCAACAGCACGTATTGGTCGTTCGTTAGGCATACATTTAATACTTGCGACTCAAAAACCATCCGGTGTAGTAGACGATCAAATCTGGTCGAACTCTAAATTTAAATTAGCTTTAAAAGTACAAGACAGACAAGACAGTAATGAAATATTAAAGACACCTGATGCAGCAGATATTACATTACCAGGGCGTGCGTATTTACAAGTTGGTAATAATGAAATTTATGAATTATTCCAATCAGCATGGAGTGGCGCAAGTTATCATTCATCAGGTGAATCAGCAGAAGTAGAAGACAAAACAATTTATTTAATTAATGACTTTGGTCAATTAGAACCAATTAATAAAGATTTAAGTGGGCTAGATGAAGTGGAACCACAAGAAACGCAAACAGAACTAGAAGCGGTTATTGATCATATCGAAGCCGTTACACAAAGCTTAAATATTAGTGATGTAAAACGCCCATGGTTACCACCATTACCAGAGACCGTTCATCAATCAGAATTAATCGAATCAGACTTTACACAATTATGGTCAGATAAACCAAGACCAGTCGAATTGACAATCGGTCTTAAAGACGTACCAGAAGAACAATATCAAGGACCAATGACGTTAGAATTAACAAACTCAGGACATATCGCAGTCATCGGTAGTCCAGGGTATGGACGTACGACATTCTTGTACAACACGATATTCGATATTGCCCGTCATTACCGACCAAATCAAGCACATATGTATTTATTCGATTTCGGAACAAACGGTTTAATGCCCGTTTCAGATGTACCGCACGTTGCAGATTACTTCACAGTAGACCAAGAAGCTAAGATTGAAAAAGCCATTAAGCGCATCAATCAATTAATATCAGATCGTAAACAACTACTGAGTAAAGAACGTGTTGTGAATATCGAACAATATAATAAATTTACTAAAGAACAAATCCCGAACGTCTTTATCATTATCGATAACTACGATACGGTTAAAGAATCGCCATTTGTAGATAACTATGAAGAAATGATGGGCAAAGTGACAAGAGAAGGACTCGCGTTAGGCATGTACATCATCTTGACTGGATCAAGATCAAGTGCCATTAAATCAGCAATCTTTACGAACATTAAGACAAGAATCGCTTTATATCTATTCGATAATAACGAACTCACAAACATCATAGGATCATATAAAAAAGGCGTCAAAGACATTAAAGGACGCGCAGCTATTAATGACGATAACTTTACACAGTTTCAAATTAGTCAGCCATTCAACTTAGAAGACGGTGAAAGTTATAACGACAAGATCAAAGACGAAGTCGCACGCATGAACGAACACTACGTAGGAGAATATCCACCACATATTCCAATGATGCCAGACAAAGTCCTCATGGAAGACGTAGAAGAACGATATGACCTAAACAAACTCATCTTAGAAGAACACAAACTACCATTAGGTCTAGACTTTGAAGACGTGGAGTTAGTGAGTTTGGATGTTAATCAGTCCTCAATTGTGACAGCATTAAAACCAAATGACCAAGAAAATCTAAATCATTTAATACTTAAACATTTAACTGTATACAGTGAAAATCATACGGTAATTCTTGTGGATACTGATGAAAATATGCATCAATATGCGAATGGTGTTACGAGCTACTATTCCACTTCATCAGAATTGTCCGTTATTAGAAAAGGCTTTAATCAAGAAATATCGGCTAGAAAATCAGGAGAACGTTCAAGTAAAGAAGTGAAAGTTGTATTTATAAACAACATTAAACGTTTCAATCAAATAACAGGTATGACTGAAAATGAATTGAGAACATTATTTAATGATGGACCTAAATTCAATGTATTTATCATTGCAAGTGGTTTATATACAGATACTATAGGTGCCTTTGATAAAGAAAGTAAAATGGTGACGCGTACTGTTAATCAGGCAGTCATTTCACACAAAATTTCAGAACAAGAATTTATAAAAGTGAAAGATCAATTCGGGGAACCAGAACTTAAACCAAAAGAAATGTTTTATATAAATAATCAAGAATACCAAAAAATAAAACTTTTTGAGGAGAAATAAATATGATTAAATTAAATGAATCAGCTGTTTCGGAAGATATTAGCAGTATACGAAGTAATAGTCATGGTTTAATGTCCAAAAGTAGTGATGTAAATCTTTCTAAAACAAATTTAATTACATTTAAAGAATATGTTGAAATGTATGAGAATTATAATGCGGCAATATCAAACTATGAAAAAATTGTTAGTCAAGACGTGTCAGCCATGCAAACGACTGTTGATGAAATTGTAAGGAATGATCAAGACATAGCAACTCAAATGAAATGTTATTAAGGAGGAGGTATAGTTGAGTAAAAAAGCAGAAATTAGAAGACAGATATCGAATAAAGAATTCCAAAAATCTGGGAAAAATATAGAATTAAATGGATTAAAGGAAGATTTAAGAAGACTAAAAGAAGCATTAACGGATGTTGAAGCAGCACGAGAAGATTTCACCTCGGCACAATCAAAATATAATAGCACAAAGATAACAGAATCAGATTGGAAAGGTGAAACCAGAAGCAAAAGCGACAATCATAAAGAAGAGATGGATTCAGATTTGAAGACAGTAGATAGAGATTTTGAAGATGCAGTAAGTAGTTTAGAAGACGACATAGCAAAGAAAGAACAAGAAATCTCAGGTGTCGAAGGTGAAATTAGTACCTTAGCAAGTGAAATCAGTACATTAAGAGCGAAATTATAAAATAGAAAGGAGTGATTTCATGGGTTTAAAAGTAGACATGTCAGAAGTTCATAGTTTAAAAGAAGCTATAAATTCTGATTTAAACACAACTGATTCAAAAGTAAGTACGTTAAGTAGTAGCATGTCGAAACTCATTGGTGCAGATGGATTTGAAGGTGAAGCGGCATCAAGTATAAAAAACTATACCAATACATTTCACATTAAAACAATTTCAAAAATAAAAACGATTAATGAACAGTTTAAGAAAGATATTGAAAAATCTATCGAGAAGTTCGAAAGTGAAGTTGATAATAGTAAGTCTGCAATTCTAGTAGGTAGTCAAATTAAAGAATACAAAAAGAATATAGACGATGCGCTACTAGATGTTAATAAAGCTGTACATAAAGCAGGTGTCGCTATATCCTCTGTTTCAGACTTAACGACCGCTCAGAAAATAGATTCGGCTAATTTATCGGCTAAAATGGCAACATTTAATCAACATATTGATAAAACTTTAGAAAAGTTAAATGACTTCGATTCAATAAACTCAATAGATGGAGATAGAACGGATAACTTGATAACTGAGTTAAAAGGGCTAAATTCGTACGTTAAAAATTTACCTTCCAATAGGGCAATAATCAGTTCAACCAGTTCAAAAATTAACGATGCCAAAGCTCGACATAAAACAAGTGAAGAGATAATAAGATGGCAGAAATATATGGAAGATACGAGTGACTATATTTACAGTGTTCCGAACATAAGTGAGAGTACATATGAAACAATGAAAAAAGCTGGTCAAGAATATTATGTATTAAAAGCCGTGGGAGACGGTAGTGCAGTTAGAGGATATAAGAAAATAAAAAATACAAAAGATGTAAATAAGTTGATTAATAATTTAGATCGTAAACGTTTAGTACAAGTAACAACTGTAATGAATACTAATAGAAGTAATATAAAATTTAAAAATGTATTTAAAAATGCTAATGAATTTGTTAAAAATAATCCATTCAAAGATAAAAATTTAGTGAATTGGATGTCAAAAGTACAAGGATATGATAATGAAAGTTCAAAATTGTTAAAACAAACTCTAAAAGATAAAAATTTAATGAGTGATTATGGTAAACCTACTAAATATTTTGATGTTAATGAAATGAAGAAAGCAGCGTTAACAGAATTTAAAAATACTTTTGTCAGTCAAGATTTTCGAGAAACTTTCTTTAAAAAAGATAATCTGAAATCAAAAAGTGCAATTGAAAAAAATATAAAAAAATATTGGAATGAAGATATTTTAGGAAAATTAAAAGGAGGTTTTAAAGAATTTAAAAACAGTAATATTTTAGGGAAAATAGGGAAGTTAGCAAAGTTAGGAGGAAAAGCCTTGAAACCATTGGCAGTCATAGCGGCACTAACTGACAATTTAAATGAAAAGTCGAAACAAAAGCAGTTAGTAGGAATGGGTGTTGATTTTGCAGCAATAGGAGGTAGTGCAGTAGCTGGAGCGGCTGTGGGTTCTGCCATACCAGGAGTAGGAACTGTAATAGGTGGATTAATTGGAGCGGGTTCAGCAATGGTTATGGGTATGGCGCTAGATATAAAATTACCAGGTTCTAATAAATCTGTCACAGGTTTAGCCAAAGACGGTATTAATAAAGGAATTGATAAAATAAAAAATAAGGGGCCGAAAATTTGGGGTGGAGTTACTTCGAATTTTAAAAAGGCATTTTCATAAGGAGAAAACATGAATAAAGAAGACGTATTAAAAAAATTAAAACTATCATATCTCGCACCATTTGCAATTATTGTGAATATATTTGTTGCAATATTTCTCATAGTTCCATATTTTACGATTTCTAATAAACAATCCATACCGATGTATTTAAAATTATTTTTGATATTTTGGTGTGTATGTTCAATCTTATCTATTATTCAAGAACGTAGAAGTAATAAAGTAACTGATTCAATAATAATGGCTCGCATATACTTAATTATCAACATATTAGGTGCTTACATTTTACCATTAGCATTTGGCACAATTTATGTATTTGCTGCTGAATTGTTTGCTTATAAAGTTTTTGATAAATGGTTGGAATTGTTGTTGTACATAGTGGTTTCATGGCTTGGTATGCATATATTTTTGAAAAGTGAGTTTAAGATTGGGAAATTACTTAATAATGTAATATTTAGAATTATTGGTGTGGTGTTAATCATTGGATCATTTGTTTATATTATACGATTAGGTTTTGCAGTTCCTGAATATGATGCTGAATCTAAAAGATTTATATTGTTTAGCATCGTGCCATTAATAGTTGCACATTCATATATAGTAAGAGCGTATTTCAATTACGGACTATATTTAGAGTATTTGAAAGATGATTCTGAGCAAGAGGAAGTGGCTAAATAATGGAATTAGGTATGTTAGTGATGCCTTTTTGTGCAAAAATCACATTTGAAATTGATAAAGATGATGATTGGCTAGAGGGTTTAGATACGGTAAATGAGTTCTTTATGGATAAAGATATTTATCCAACTGGACCTATTATATTCCAAAGAGAATCCATAGGTATAGGTGAATTTGAGTATACTGCCTATATCGCCTTAAATAATGAATTGCATGATATTCCGGAATTGAATATAGAGTACATTGATATGTTAGAAGTTGGTCCAACATTATCTGAAAAATGTTTTGAAGAAGAAGAATTTGAACAAGTATACAAGCAAATTGAAGTAGCAGCCCATGAAAATGGAATAGCAATTGTGGACAAACCTTATTATCATGTTATGGTCGATTATTTTGGTGGAACTGCTTTTGAAATATACGCTCAATTAGAACTTAATGAGGATGATTCACATGAATAAACATAATTATTCTTCAATTATGATGAAACATGTTGCTTATAAAACCTATTTTGATGTCACTACTGAAGATTATGAACGTATCTTTAAAGATTTCATATCATTATGTGAAAGAAAATCTGTCATTCCTACAGGACCTATAACTTTTGCTGTGACTCAAGTGGATTTGGAAAGAAAAATGAATGTAGAAATATTTAGGCAAGTAAATGAATCATTTTCTGCAGATGATGATTTAAGTTATAGAACATACTTTTGTTTAAATATGATGCTTCATGGCAGAATTACATCTAATAACTTTATTGAGGATGAAACTGCATTATTAGAAGAAATGAATCAGTTTGCTGTTGAAAATAAATTAACATTTGTTTCACCTTACTATCATACTTTTAGAACAAATATAAGTGGTGAACAAGGATGGATTGATGTAAAAGCAAAAGTTTATGAAAATGAATAAAGAATATTCATATCGATAGACAAGATTGGATGTGAATAA
The Mammaliicoccus sp. Dog046 genome window above contains:
- the essC gene encoding type VII secretion protein EssC codes for the protein MHKLIIKYQEQLTILNLQANKTYTISKDKQADITFKQLNEAIHIEQNENGVWQANHTSIFKTLTRKMDSGDMTLTLYTDEHRAGYAFPSGQDVITIGHDDYDDITLTQLSHVIMLKGIHRIKETGSLQLVHDQEMSVYINYELRKEKNHVVHIGDQVAIDDILFELHEEGIVLLSHEDAASQLVRLSYDHPEAEAEDYNDYHRSPRIIHREPTEKIKIEKPPQPVQKNNTMIWRAIIPPLVMIILTVIIFLVRPIGIYIVMMIGMSTVMIIFGITTYFTEKKRYKADVEKREKDYKKYLQDKSSEINQAIKDQRYSLNFHYPTMPEIKDIVEQRAPRIYEKTSHHHDFLHYKLGITNIKRSFDIDYTEDEFIPRRDGLFDDAKELYEFYEDVEQAPLVNDLTHGPIAYVGTRHLIIEELEKMIIQLATFHSYHDLQFLFVTRETERETFDWARWLPHVTFQHQNIRGFVYNQRTRDQILTSIYSLIKERIQTVRERGKSNEKVVFTPHLVFVITDMSLIIDHVILEYVNQDLSEYGISLIFVEDVIESLPEHVKTIIDIKSRTEGVLVMKEEELVEQKFTPENTDDVDQSYIARRLANLNHIEHLKNAIPDTVTFLQMYGVSEVDALNVVQRWQHNETFKTMAVPLGVRGKDDILSLNLHEKAHGPHGLVAGTTGSGKSEIIQSYILSLAVNFHPHEVAFLLIDYKGGGMANLFKDLQHLVGTITNLDGDEAMRALTSIKAELRKRQRLFGDFDVNHINQYQKLFKEGVAEEPMPHLFIISDEFAELKSEQPDFMKELVSTARIGRSLGIHLILATQKPSGVVDDQIWSNSKFKLALKVQDRQDSNEILKTPDAADITLPGRAYLQVGNNEIYELFQSAWSGASYHSSGESAEVEDKTIYLINDFGQLEPINKDLSGLDEVEPQETQTELEAVIDHIEAVTQSLNISDVKRPWLPPLPETVHQSELIESDFTQLWSDKPRPVELTIGLKDVPEEQYQGPMTLELTNSGHIAVIGSPGYGRTTFLYNTIFDIARHYRPNQAHMYLFDFGTNGLMPVSDVPHVADYFTVDQEAKIEKAIKRINQLISDRKQLLSKERVVNIEQYNKFTKEQIPNVFIIIDNYDTVKESPFVDNYEEMMGKVTREGLALGMYIILTGSRSSAIKSAIFTNIKTRIALYLFDNNELTNIIGSYKKGVKDIKGRAAINDDNFTQFQISQPFNLEDGESYNDKIKDEVARMNEHYVGEYPPHIPMMPDKVLMEDVEERYDLNKLILEEHKLPLGLDFEDVELVSLDVNQSSIVTALKPNDQENLNHLILKHLTVYSENHTVILVDTDENMHQYANGVTSYYSTSSELSVIRKGFNQEISARKSGERSSKEVKVVFINNIKRFNQITGMTENELRTLFNDGPKFNVFIIASGLYTDTIGAFDKESKMVTRTVNQAVISHKISEQEFIKVKDQFGEPELKPKEMFYINNQEYQKIKLFEEK
- a CDS encoding TIGR04197 family type VII secretion effector encodes the protein MIKLNESAVSEDISSIRSNSHGLMSKSSDVNLSKTNLITFKEYVEMYENYNAAISNYEKIVSQDVSAMQTTVDEIVRNDQDIATQMKCY
- a CDS encoding YwqH-like family protein, translating into MSKKAEIRRQISNKEFQKSGKNIELNGLKEDLRRLKEALTDVEAAREDFTSAQSKYNSTKITESDWKGETRSKSDNHKEEMDSDLKTVDRDFEDAVSSLEDDIAKKEQEISGVEGEISTLASEISTLRAKL
- a CDS encoding T7SS effector LXG polymorphic toxin → MGLKVDMSEVHSLKEAINSDLNTTDSKVSTLSSSMSKLIGADGFEGEAASSIKNYTNTFHIKTISKIKTINEQFKKDIEKSIEKFESEVDNSKSAILVGSQIKEYKKNIDDALLDVNKAVHKAGVAISSVSDLTTAQKIDSANLSAKMATFNQHIDKTLEKLNDFDSINSIDGDRTDNLITELKGLNSYVKNLPSNRAIISSTSSKINDAKARHKTSEEIIRWQKYMEDTSDYIYSVPNISESTYETMKKAGQEYYVLKAVGDGSAVRGYKKIKNTKDVNKLINNLDRKRLVQVTTVMNTNRSNIKFKNVFKNANEFVKNNPFKDKNLVNWMSKVQGYDNESSKLLKQTLKDKNLMSDYGKPTKYFDVNEMKKAALTEFKNTFVSQDFRETFFKKDNLKSKSAIEKNIKKYWNEDILGKLKGGFKEFKNSNILGKIGKLAKLGGKALKPLAVIAALTDNLNEKSKQKQLVGMGVDFAAIGGSAVAGAAVGSAIPGVGTVIGGLIGAGSAMVMGMALDIKLPGSNKSVTGLAKDGINKGIDKIKNKGPKIWGGVTSNFKKAFS
- a CDS encoding DUF5079 family protein — encoded protein: MNKEDVLKKLKLSYLAPFAIIVNIFVAIFLIVPYFTISNKQSIPMYLKLFLIFWCVCSILSIIQERRSNKVTDSIIMARIYLIINILGAYILPLAFGTIYVFAAELFAYKVFDKWLELLLYIVVSWLGMHIFLKSEFKIGKLLNNVIFRIIGVVLIIGSFVYIIRLGFAVPEYDAESKRFILFSIVPLIVAHSYIVRAYFNYGLYLEYLKDDSEQEEVAK